In Candidatus Cloacimonadota bacterium, the DNA window AAGCCTCCGACAGGTTCCTCATCAATTCCAGATTGGGAGTTGCCGCCGATATCGAAAATGGCTTTTATTTTGATGTACCTCCACAGAAAGAAGCTTTTAGCAAAGAATTGAAAGAAAAGCAAGCCAAAATAAGCCAACTCGAGGCCGAACTTGCCGCAAGTGAGGGCGAGAATCCCGACATGGTAATGGAGTTGGAGCAACTGAAAGGTGAATATGACTTTATTATTAACCATCCCGCCTATATCGAAGCAGAAGCCGCTCCCAACGAAAAAGCCTGGCTAAAGGTTATTCTTTCGTGGCGTGAAAAAGCGCAACGTTCATATCGTTATAAGCTGGTTGCCACAGATACAAAAGCTGCTTTTAGGGTTTCTGATATATACACCGGTGATGGCGATAAGCAGTGGTTCTATCCCATATCCCAATGGTTTGATACCACCAAGATCCTTACTCTTTTTGCAACCATTCTACTTTTGATATTGGTTGTGTACGCCATTATTATCACCAAGAAAAAGGAAGTGTATATCCGTCCTATAGCCGGTTTGCAGGAAATAGATAACGCTATTGGACGCGCCACAGAGATGGGGCGTCCGGTGATGTTTGTTCCCGGCTGGGGCACACTGGGAGATGTATGTACTATTGCCAGTTTGATGATTCTGGCTCAGGTAGCAAAAAAGACTGCCGAATACGATATCCGTTTAATTAATCCCCATTGTGACTATATGGTATTGCCTCTTGCTCAGGAGATTGTTTCCACTTCTTACAGCGAGATGGGGCGACCGGATTCTTTTAACCAAAATGATATCTTCTTTATTAGTTATGATCAGTTTCCCTTCTGTGCAGGCGTGAACGGTATTACCGTCCGAGAAAGGGTTGCAACCATCTTCTATATGGGTTTTTTCAATGCGGAAGCCTTGCTTTTAACCGAGACCGGAAACCAAACCGGAGCCTTCCAGATTGCCGCCACAGATGCTGTAACCCAGATTCCCTTTTTCATCACTACCTGCGACTACACTCTTATTGGCGAAGAATTCTATGCTGCCAGCGCATATCTATCCAAAAACCACGACATGGTAAGCATGCTAAAAGCTCAGGACTATTTTAAGTTGGTTATAATACTGGGAATATTGGTGGGGACAGTGCTTTCCACCTTAAATATTAGCGGCTTCATTCATTTGTTCCCGCTGGAGTAAGGAGGAAATAATGATAAAGATTCCTACTTCCACTTTAAAGCGATTACCTCAATATTTGGAAGTCTTGAAACGCCTTAAGAAAGCCGGATTGAAAGAAGTATCCGCCACCAAGATATCTGTGTTTTCGGATATCCATCAAACACTTGTGCGCAAGGATATCTCTTATACTAACATTGCTGCGGCAAAAACAGGGTATCAGATTGGCCATTTACAAAATGCCATTGAAGACTTGCTGAATTGGAGTGATACCTCCTCCAGTTTGTTAGTAGGCGTTGGCCATTTGGGAAGCGCATTGTTAGGATATCAAGAGTTTTCTCAGCGTGGTCTCAGCATAATTGCCGGCTTCGATAACGATCCCCAAAAAATTGGCACCAACGTGCATGGCGTGCCGGTTTATTCGGCATTGGATTTCACTGCTATGGCAAAGAAGGAAAAGATTCGTATTGGCATTATCACGGTTCCGCCAGATAGCGCACAATTGATTGCAGATATAATGGTACATAGCGGCATCAAAGCCATCTGGAATTTTACTCCTCACAAAATCAT includes these proteins:
- a CDS encoding redox-sensing transcriptional repressor Rex; the encoded protein is MIKIPTSTLKRLPQYLEVLKRLKKAGLKEVSATKISVFSDIHQTLVRKDISYTNIAAAKTGYQIGHLQNAIEDLLNWSDTSSSLLVGVGHLGSALLGYQEFSQRGLSIIAGFDNDPQKIGTNVHGVPVYSALDFTAMAKKEKIRIGIITVPPDSAQLIADIMVHSGIKAIWNFTPHKIIVPPDIIVEYVDMFASLAVLSRRLAEQH